Proteins encoded together in one Orcinus orca chromosome 13, mOrcOrc1.1, whole genome shotgun sequence window:
- the ID2 gene encoding DNA-binding protein inhibitor ID-2, producing MKAFSPVRSVRKNSLSDHSLGISRSKTPVDDPMSLLYNMNDCYSKLKELVPSIPQNKKVSKMEILQHVIDYILDLQIALDSHPTIVSLHHQRPGQSQASRTPLTTLNTDISILSFQASEFPSELMSNDSKALCG from the exons ATGAAAGCCTTCAGTCCAGTGAGGTCCGTTAGGAAAAACAGCCTTTCGGACCACAGCCTGGGCATCTCCCGGAGCAAAACCCCGGTGGACGACCCGATGAGCCTGCTGTATAACATGAACGACTGCTACTCCAAGCTCAAGGAGCTGGTGCCCAGCATCCCCCAGAACAAGAAGGTGAGCAAGATGGAAATCCTGCAGCACGTCATCGACTACATCTTGGACCTGCAGATCGCCCTGGACTCGCACCCCACTATTGTCAGCCTGCACCACCAGCGGCCCGGGCAGAGCCAGGCGTCCAGGACGCCGCTGACCACCCTAAACACGGACATCAGCATCCTGTCCTTTCAG GCTTCTGAATTCCCTTCTGAGTTAATGTCAAATGACAGCAAAGCGCTCTGTGGCTGA